The Streptomyces sp. RKAG293 genome includes a region encoding these proteins:
- a CDS encoding HemK2/MTQ2 family protein methyltransferase, with product MTVETPLLAPGPPARMVTLPGVYVPQYDTQFLMAALDQEEMRPGSDVLDLGTGSGALAVRAAQLGGRVTAVDIAWRAVLTARLNAFLCRQRVMVRREDLTASVSRRSYDIVLSNPPYVPAPGGLPPRHGQARAWDAGGDGRALVDRICDAAPAVVRPQGVLLLVHSDLCGTEATLRRLSRVGMRATVSERALVPFGPVVRSRLPWLRERGLIGDGQDREELVIIRAEHA from the coding sequence ATGACCGTCGAAACGCCACTGCTGGCGCCGGGTCCCCCCGCGCGGATGGTGACACTGCCGGGCGTGTACGTCCCCCAGTACGACACGCAGTTCCTGATGGCGGCGCTGGACCAGGAGGAGATGCGTCCCGGCAGCGACGTCCTGGACCTGGGGACCGGCAGTGGGGCGCTCGCGGTGCGGGCCGCACAGTTGGGTGGCCGGGTCACGGCTGTCGACATCGCCTGGCGTGCGGTGCTGACCGCACGGCTGAACGCCTTTCTCTGCCGGCAGCGCGTCATGGTCCGGCGGGAGGACCTCACGGCGTCCGTGTCCCGTCGCTCCTACGACATCGTGCTCAGCAACCCCCCGTACGTGCCCGCTCCCGGCGGGCTCCCGCCCCGGCACGGACAGGCGCGCGCCTGGGACGCGGGGGGCGACGGCCGGGCCCTCGTGGACCGCATCTGTGACGCGGCACCCGCTGTCGTGCGGCCCCAGGGCGTGCTGCTCCTGGTCCATTCGGATCTGTGCGGCACCGAGGCCACCTTGCGGCGCTTGTCGCGGGTGGGCATGCGCGCGACGGTGAGCGAGCGCGCGCTCGTGCCTTTCGGGCCGGTGGTGCGTTCCCGGTTGCCGTGGCTGCGTGAACGGGGACTGATAGGCGACGGCCAGGACAGGGAAGAGCTGGTGATCATCCGTGCCGAACACGCCTGA
- a CDS encoding PP2C family protein-serine/threonine phosphatase has translation MTVGSTRSLPPYGPFGTVARSPQPEVTTVWEKTSPRVGAPSSRPLGAEEQPRILLIEDDPGDAFLVQDLISDSDITPQVTWVRTLAQGRAELANPQAQCVLLDLHLPDADGLDAVRQILQVAPWAAVVVLTGLAQERTGLAAVAAGAQDYLVKGQVDGDLLTRAIRYAIQRKHTELAATEVQASELRAQENARLERGLLPIPLLRDDRVQVSARYRPGRAQSLLGGDFYDVVQTPDGTVHAVVGDVSGHGPDEAALGVCLRVAWRAFVLAGLQDGALLGMLEQILVAERSGPEIFATVTSLRRSPEDGSLRIVRAGHPGVLVHSLADIRLEEVDGGPALGIVSGGSWPVTNLAAPRDGAVVAFTDGLIEGRIGRGSQRLGEAGLLALARKHLHLPAPAFLDTLISAAEELAADSGGLADDVAVLHLKWSGIT, from the coding sequence ATAACTGTGGGGAGTACGCGTTCCCTGCCTCCATACGGGCCGTTCGGCACGGTGGCGAGATCACCGCAACCCGAGGTCACCACCGTGTGGGAGAAGACATCCCCCCGTGTCGGCGCGCCCTCGTCGCGGCCGCTGGGAGCCGAGGAGCAGCCGAGGATCCTGTTGATCGAGGACGACCCCGGGGACGCCTTTCTGGTCCAGGACCTGATTTCCGACAGTGACATCACCCCGCAGGTGACATGGGTGCGCACCCTCGCCCAGGGTCGGGCGGAGCTCGCGAACCCGCAGGCGCAGTGCGTCCTGCTGGACCTGCACCTCCCGGACGCCGACGGCCTGGACGCCGTGCGCCAGATTCTGCAGGTGGCTCCCTGGGCGGCGGTGGTGGTGCTGACGGGCTTGGCACAGGAGCGCACCGGTCTGGCGGCGGTTGCGGCGGGAGCACAGGACTACCTGGTCAAGGGCCAGGTGGACGGTGACCTGCTGACCCGCGCGATCCGCTACGCGATTCAGCGCAAGCACACCGAGCTTGCCGCGACCGAGGTGCAGGCCAGTGAGCTGCGCGCCCAGGAGAACGCCCGCCTGGAGCGCGGCCTGCTGCCGATTCCCCTGTTGCGCGACGATCGGGTGCAGGTCAGTGCGCGCTACCGTCCGGGCCGGGCCCAGTCCTTGCTGGGTGGTGACTTCTATGACGTGGTGCAGACTCCGGACGGCACCGTTCACGCTGTGGTGGGGGATGTGTCGGGTCATGGGCCCGATGAGGCCGCCCTGGGTGTGTGTCTGCGCGTGGCGTGGCGGGCTTTTGTGCTGGCGGGGCTGCAGGACGGCGCCCTGCTGGGAATGCTGGAGCAGATCCTGGTCGCCGAGCGGTCGGGCCCGGAGATCTTCGCCACCGTCACCTCGCTGAGGCGCTCGCCCGAGGACGGCTCGCTGAGGATCGTGCGGGCCGGTCATCCTGGCGTGCTGGTGCATTCGCTCGCGGACATCCGGCTGGAGGAGGTCGACGGTGGTCCGGCGCTGGGCATCGTGTCCGGCGGCAGCTGGCCGGTGACGAACCTGGCGGCCCCTCGTGACGGTGCGGTGGTGGCGTTCACCGACGGTCTGATCGAAGGGCGCATCGGGCGGGGGTCACAGCGGCTGGGCGAGGCCGGTCTGCTCGCGCTGGCCCGCAAGCACCTGCACCTCCCGGCCCCCGCGTTCCTCGACACCCTGATATCCGCAGCCGAGGAACTGGCTGCCGACAGCGGAGGACTGGCCGACGACGTCGCCGTCCTCCACCTGAAATGGAGCGGCATCACGTGA
- a CDS encoding iron-containing redox enzyme family protein, giving the protein MTGYQESRSVRPALPAGRGDLSDAVIAALGGGRPLPVGPGTVSADPYGDDLQLALYVLYELHYQGFEGVDDEREWDPRLLEFRRSLEERFLDSLRSQVRSVSSAEEALAALLVEPVVADDEDAGVSHYLQREGSLENLREYAALRSLYHLKEADPHAWVLPRLYGRAKAAMAAVEFDEFGAGRARNLHARLYADLMEDLALDIGYGHYLDAAPAEALATVNQMSLFGLHRSLRGALVGHFAAVEVTSSPGSRRLAQALRRTGAGPAAERFYDEHVEADAVHEQIVRRDVIGGLLADEPRLEADIAFGVESTTFLEDRLGAHLLHAWRGNRSALRTPLNSVLPTP; this is encoded by the coding sequence ATGACCGGCTATCAGGAGTCGCGGAGTGTGCGACCGGCTCTGCCGGCGGGACGAGGTGACCTGTCCGATGCGGTGATCGCGGCGTTGGGCGGGGGGCGACCCCTGCCGGTCGGTCCGGGGACCGTGTCGGCGGATCCGTATGGCGACGATCTCCAACTCGCCCTCTACGTTCTGTACGAACTCCACTACCAGGGGTTCGAGGGCGTGGACGATGAGCGGGAATGGGACCCGCGACTCCTGGAGTTCCGGCGCTCGCTCGAAGAGCGGTTCCTCGACTCCCTTCGCTCCCAGGTCCGTTCCGTGTCCAGTGCGGAGGAAGCGCTGGCCGCCCTCCTGGTCGAGCCGGTCGTCGCGGACGACGAGGATGCCGGGGTCAGCCACTATCTTCAGCGGGAGGGCTCGCTGGAGAACCTGCGGGAGTACGCGGCCCTGCGATCCCTGTACCACCTCAAGGAGGCCGACCCGCACGCCTGGGTGCTTCCCCGGTTGTACGGCCGTGCCAAGGCCGCGATGGCCGCCGTCGAGTTCGACGAGTTCGGCGCAGGCCGCGCGAGGAACCTCCATGCCCGGCTGTACGCCGATCTCATGGAGGATCTCGCACTGGACATCGGATACGGGCACTACCTCGACGCGGCCCCCGCCGAAGCCCTCGCGACGGTCAACCAGATGTCGCTGTTCGGCCTGCACCGAAGCCTGCGCGGAGCCCTGGTGGGGCACTTCGCCGCCGTCGAGGTGACCTCGTCACCGGGCTCCCGCCGCCTGGCACAGGCGCTGCGCCGAACGGGAGCGGGACCGGCCGCGGAACGGTTCTACGACGAGCACGTCGAAGCCGACGCCGTCCACGAACAGATCGTGCGCCGCGACGTGATCGGCGGTCTGCTGGCCGACGAACCCCGGCTCGAAGCCGACATCGCCTTCGGTGTCGAGAGCACGACCTTCCTGGAGGACCGCCTCGGCGCCCACCTCCTGCACGCCTGGCGCGGCAACCGCAGTGCCCTGCGAACGCCGTTGAACAGCGTCCTGCCCACGCCGTGA
- a CDS encoding CDGSH iron-sulfur domain-containing protein, whose protein sequence is MPNTPERPRRITVDPEGPLLVEGPVEVVADDGSVSTSHRFVAAICTCRRSRTYPWCDTSHRRRAKPDEKADRASAADPAADGAER, encoded by the coding sequence GTGCCGAACACGCCTGAACGGCCCCGCCGCATCACGGTCGACCCGGAAGGGCCGCTCCTGGTCGAGGGGCCGGTGGAGGTCGTCGCGGACGACGGCAGCGTCTCCACGTCACATCGTTTCGTCGCGGCGATCTGTACCTGCCGACGGAGCAGGACCTACCCCTGGTGCGACACCAGCCACCGGCGCCGCGCCAAGCCGGACGAGAAGGCCGACCGAGCGAGTGCGGCCGACCCCGCCGCCGACGGGGCCGAGCGATGA
- a CDS encoding PRC-barrel domain containing protein: protein MSDNIWGYGATSGYQAEADVTGYKVEATDGHIGKVDKHSDEVGAAYLVVDTGVWIFGKSVLLPAGTVSRVDHENRTVFVARSKGEIKDAPEFDKDKHPGDAGYHQQVGGYYGSPLD from the coding sequence ATGAGCGACAACATCTGGGGTTACGGGGCGACTTCCGGCTACCAGGCGGAAGCCGACGTGACGGGGTACAAGGTCGAGGCGACCGATGGGCACATCGGCAAGGTCGACAAGCACTCCGACGAGGTCGGCGCCGCGTACCTGGTGGTCGACACCGGTGTGTGGATCTTCGGAAAGTCCGTACTGCTCCCGGCCGGCACCGTCTCGCGCGTCGACCACGAGAACAGGACCGTGTTCGTCGCGCGCAGCAAGGGCGAGATCAAGGACGCACCGGAGTTCGACAAGGACAAGCATCCCGGCGACGCCGGTTACCACCAGCAGGTCGGCGGTTACTACGGCTCGCCCCTCGACTGA